CCCCTCGGGCCTGGAGACCCTCCAGGTGCTTCGCTACGCCCGGCGGGGACTGGAGCTGGCCCGCGGGCTGGGGGCCCGGGACCTTGAGGTGGAATTCCTCCGCACCCTGTCCGCCGGCCGCAGCAACTTCCCGGAACGGGGGAGCCTGGCGGACATCTACCTCCAATCCGCCCTGCCTTGACTGATCTTGGTCATGTCCTTCCGAGGATAATTCCCCCATGATGAGGACAAGACGGCGCCCCACCCGCGCCGGAGGAGGCAAATCATGGGCAAACTCAAGGTCATGGATCTGATGACCGAAAACGTCTTCAGCGTGAACGCCGACGAAGACCTGGCGCGCCTGAGCGACCTGATGGAAGACATCCATGTCCGGCATATGCCGGTCAAGGACAAGGAAGGCCGCCTGGTGGGCTTGGTCTCGCAGCGCGACCTGCTGCGCTCGGCACTTTTTACCGCAAAGGACCTCCCCCTCACCGAACAGCGCGAGCTGCTCCAGCGCATGACCGTCGGCGAGATCATGACCGCCGATCCCGAAACCGCGGAAATGGACGACGACATCGAAGAGGCCGGGCGGGTCATGCTCGACAACAAGCTCGGCTGCCTGCCGGTGGTCGAGGGCGGGAAGCTGGTCGGCATCCTGACCGAGGCGGATTTCGTCAAGTTCGTGGTGGAAGGCGGCATGGACTAATTCCTTAACGCAGAACTTGCGGATAGAAGGCCAAAAGGATCCCCAGCGCGAGCAGGAGGCTTCCACCGACCAATCTTCCCCACCGGGCGTAGCGAAGACCCACGGAGGATTGCACCGCCAAGGCCGCCAGGGTAAAAATGACCAGGTCGTCCAACATGAAGAAAAAGACGTAAATCAGGACGTAGGCGTAGTGACGCCAGGTCTCCAGCGGCGTGATCGCCAACAGATGCGTAAAAATGGCGGGGATCCCGGCCGAGCAGAGGAATTCGATCGCATTGACCGAAAAGGCCAGGAGCAGCATGGCGCCGATCCCCGCGAGGCCCACCGGAGAAAGGACAATCTCGGAAATTTTGCCAAGGGTTTTCTTACGTTTCTCCGCATCCCCCACCGAGCAGGCGAGCGGCGCGGCCGTGAAAAAGGCCCGCAGCTGAAAAATGCCGATCCCCAAGGCGAAGAGTCCGATCAGCAGCGAAACGGGACGTATATAGCTGATCCACAGAAAGGCGTTAAGCCAGGCTGTCATAAACAAAAAATACAAGACCCCGGAGGCGAGGACGAAAGTCCCGACTAGCCACCAGATCTTGCCTCGATCTTGCAGCGTCAGGATCAGGGAGATCAGGTAAACTAGGACCCACATCGCGCAGGGGTTGAAACCGTCCACCAAGCCGAGCAGGACCGCCAAGACGGGCAAAGAATAGGCGCGAATATCGAACTCCCCGAGCAGAGCGAGCCGGACCGTGCCGGCCGCGGCCGAAACCGCCCTTTCCGAAGCAGCCTCCGAAGCCGAGAGGCTAAGGAATTCCCGCAATCCCGCCTCGAGGCGCGCCCCGCTCGTCTCCGGGCCGACAAAGCCGATGAAGTAGCGATCGCCAAAGAAGGTGGCCGGGATTCCCAACTCCCCGGTGGGGATCCGATAGCGACGGGCGAACTCCCGGAACCGCGCCGCCTCCTCCGCTTTGGAGACATCGTGCCTAATCCAGGACAGGTCCGGATATTTCCTTTGCAATATTTCGTTGAAGCCCCGCTGCACTTCACAATGAGGGCATTGGGGATGGAAGAAATAATGGACCTCGCCCCCGCCCCCGATTTCTTCAGGTCCGTGGACTCCGTCTCGAAACCACAATACCCCGTAAAGCAGGGCCAAGGCAAGGAACAGGTAGCGCCGGAAGGGGTCGCCGAAAAATTCCGATAGCTCGCGCCGAATTCGCCCCATCCCGGCTCCCTCGCAGAATTAGTTCAAGTATTTTTCAAACCAATTCCGAGCCAAGCTGGCGACCGCTTCCAGTTTGCCCGGCTCCTCGAAGAGGTGCGTGGCTCCGGGGACAATCTCGAGCCTCTTGGTACAGCGCAGGCGCTCGTAGGCCTCTTGGTTCCAGGTGATGACGACGTCGTCGTAGCCGCCCACGATCAAGAGCGTCGGGGCCTGGACGCGATCCAGGACCTCCATCGCGAGGTCCGGCCGGCCGCCCCGCGAGACCAGGGCCCGGATCTGCGGCCCCAGCTCGGCCGCCGCCTGCAGGGCTGCGGCGGCGCCCGTCGAGGCCCCGAAATAGCCGAGGGACAGCCGGGCCGTCTGCGGGCGCTCCTTTAAGTTCAGCGTGGCGGCCACGAGACGTCGCGTCAATAGACCGATATCGAAACGCTTGTCGACGTCGACATCCTCAGGCGGGGTCAGGAGGTCAAACAAGAGGGTGCCGATTCCGGCTTCTTGCAGGACGCGCGCGACCAAGCGGTTCCGCGGGCTGTGCCGGCTGCTCCCACTGCCGTGGGCGAAGAGAACCAGGGAACGGGCCTTCGCGGGAAGAACCAGATCCCCCTCCAAATGACGACCGTCCGCATGGATGCGGAACGGAGCCGCGTACAAGCCTCCCGTCATGGCGCACCTCCCCGCTTTTTTTCCAGATATTGCAGAAGATCGTTTAAGCTACGCAAGCTCGCG
The sequence above is drawn from the Deltaproteobacteria bacterium PRO3 genome and encodes:
- a CDS encoding glutaredoxin family protein produces the protein MGRIRRELSEFFGDPFRRYLFLALALLYGVLWFRDGVHGPEEIGGGGEVHYFFHPQCPHCEVQRGFNEILQRKYPDLSWIRHDVSKAEEAARFREFARRYRIPTGELGIPATFFGDRYFIGFVGPETSGARLEAGLREFLSLSASEAASERAVSAAAGTVRLALLGEFDIRAYSLPVLAVLLGLVDGFNPCAMWVLVYLISLILTLQDRGKIWWLVGTFVLASGVLYFLFMTAWLNAFLWISYIRPVSLLIGLFALGIGIFQLRAFFTAAPLACSVGDAEKRKKTLGKISEIVLSPVGLAGIGAMLLLAFSVNAIEFLCSAGIPAIFTHLLAITPLETWRHYAYVLIYVFFFMLDDLVIFTLAALAVQSSVGLRYARWGRLVGGSLLLALGILLAFYPQVLR
- a CDS encoding CBS domain-containing protein; the protein is MGKLKVMDLMTENVFSVNADEDLARLSDLMEDIHVRHMPVKDKEGRLVGLVSQRDLLRSALFTAKDLPLTEQRELLQRMTVGEIMTADPETAEMDDDIEEAGRVMLDNKLGCLPVVEGGKLVGILTEADFVKFVVEGGMD
- a CDS encoding alpha/beta hydrolase, whose product is MTGGLYAAPFRIHADGRHLEGDLVLPAKARSLVLFAHGSGSSRHSPRNRLVARVLQEAGIGTLLFDLLTPPEDVDVDKRFDIGLLTRRLVAATLNLKERPQTARLSLGYFGASTGAAAALQAAAELGPQIRALVSRGGRPDLAMEVLDRVQAPTLLIVGGYDDVVITWNQEAYERLRCTKRLEIVPGATHLFEEPGKLEAVASLARNWFEKYLN